One Methylosinus sp. LW4 genomic region harbors:
- a CDS encoding DUF6538 domain-containing protein, producing the protein MPAIPHVVRRGAFYYWRRRLPSALAESRNSATLILGLRTSNPGRARFLAGQISALADRCFFPAAMTSRLSQQQIQKVFRIVFTQHLDKLEAVAARERTENDFDPEKSRRSERVMGHVYRLLETRGRAAAVDERSAAQMAAQGMRPDEIAEIAFMLDLMQRQNVSAEKQERLATLVAEVGGEPNPMNLALAQETVYRAFAEANFQSERRHDGVRVEIEKTIADILKDHAKAPHDSVGHAETRPVVAPLASSPIVVPREATATVEGARNEHAPPSADPAPTPSPAKAARTKPLSLDEHPFVVLAEGVIQKNADAKAWDTKSQRQVRQISRLFARLLLEQGVVEFEDIHQKHLGDLDDLFGAVAKSYGRSPRDNHRTLDQLRAIGAAKPPSERGLVAGTVNRHFSFLGQVLAHIRSRGHKLDRDIDMTLMRRKSTERGRKKRGLLTEADAGAIFRLAFFIGCAGWKDDEILIPGPHVFHRALYFATLMLHYTGARREEICGLSVRDVAYVDTVIDGKLQRLHYIKIRTSEIRRIKNLYSERSVVLHPELIRLGFLDYVAAVRALGYEMVFPDLKSPTSSSPLGDRLYDELIDGLHQAIPDAKERKKVIHSMRKSFGNSLKQKGIHSEIRSDIMGHSGATPTEEIYCDAIALANMLPSIMKIPIVTAHLQPHPIRLLPWVQDKLRPPFSRKRRGTDGAGPGRRRARKTKGAPDRS; encoded by the coding sequence GTGCCCGCCATACCCCATGTCGTGCGTCGCGGAGCGTTCTATTATTGGCGGCGGCGACTGCCATCGGCGCTTGCCGAATCGAGAAATTCTGCGACGCTGATTCTCGGCCTGCGCACCAGCAACCCCGGGAGAGCGCGCTTCCTCGCCGGCCAGATTTCCGCGCTCGCCGATCGTTGTTTCTTTCCGGCCGCCATGACCAGTCGCCTCTCACAGCAGCAAATTCAGAAGGTGTTCCGCATCGTCTTCACGCAGCACCTCGACAAGCTCGAGGCCGTGGCGGCGCGCGAACGCACGGAGAACGATTTCGATCCCGAGAAAAGCCGCCGCAGCGAGCGCGTGATGGGGCACGTCTATCGCCTGCTCGAGACGCGCGGACGCGCCGCCGCCGTCGACGAGCGCTCCGCCGCGCAAATGGCGGCGCAGGGCATGAGGCCGGACGAGATCGCCGAGATCGCCTTCATGCTCGATCTCATGCAGCGCCAAAACGTCTCCGCCGAAAAGCAGGAGCGGCTCGCGACGCTCGTCGCGGAGGTCGGCGGCGAGCCCAATCCGATGAATCTCGCGCTCGCGCAGGAGACGGTCTACCGGGCCTTCGCCGAGGCGAATTTTCAGTCGGAGCGCCGGCATGACGGCGTGCGCGTCGAGATCGAGAAGACCATCGCCGACATTCTGAAGGATCACGCCAAGGCGCCCCACGACTCGGTCGGTCACGCCGAGACGAGGCCCGTCGTTGCGCCCCTCGCCTCATCCCCGATTGTCGTCCCTCGAGAAGCGACCGCGACGGTCGAAGGCGCCCGAAACGAACATGCGCCGCCGTCTGCCGACCCCGCGCCCACGCCGAGTCCCGCCAAGGCGGCGCGAACGAAGCCGTTGTCGCTCGACGAGCATCCATTCGTCGTGCTCGCCGAGGGGGTCATCCAGAAGAATGCGGACGCCAAGGCCTGGGACACGAAATCCCAGCGTCAGGTGCGTCAGATTTCGCGGCTTTTCGCGAGGCTCCTCCTCGAGCAGGGCGTCGTCGAGTTCGAAGACATCCACCAGAAGCACCTGGGCGATCTCGACGACCTCTTCGGCGCTGTCGCCAAGAGCTACGGCCGCAGCCCGCGAGACAATCACAGGACGCTCGACCAGCTTCGCGCGATCGGCGCGGCCAAGCCGCCATCGGAGCGCGGCTTGGTCGCCGGAACCGTCAATCGGCATTTTTCATTTCTGGGCCAAGTCCTCGCCCATATTCGAAGCCGCGGCCACAAGCTCGACCGGGACATCGACATGACGCTGATGCGTCGCAAGTCCACGGAACGCGGGCGCAAGAAGCGTGGACTCCTGACCGAAGCCGACGCCGGCGCCATCTTCCGCCTCGCCTTCTTTATCGGCTGCGCCGGTTGGAAAGACGACGAGATATTGATCCCAGGCCCGCACGTCTTTCACCGCGCGCTGTATTTCGCGACGCTCATGCTCCACTACACCGGAGCGCGGCGCGAGGAGATCTGCGGCCTCTCCGTCCGTGACGTGGCCTACGTCGACACGGTGATCGACGGCAAGTTACAACGCCTCCACTATATAAAGATCAGAACGAGCGAAATTCGGCGCATCAAAAATCTGTATTCCGAACGCTCGGTCGTTCTGCACCCGGAGCTCATCCGCCTCGGCTTTCTCGATTATGTCGCGGCCGTGAGAGCACTCGGCTATGAGATGGTCTTCCCCGATCTCAAATCGCCGACATCCTCGTCACCTCTGGGCGATCGGCTCTATGACGAGCTGATCGACGGGCTGCACCAAGCCATTCCCGACGCCAAGGAGCGCAAGAAGGTCATCCATTCGATGCGCAAATCTTTCGGCAATTCATTGAAGCAGAAGGGGATTCATAGCGAGATTCGGAGCGACATCATGGGGCATTCGGGCGCCACCCCGACCGAGGAAATCTACTGCGACGCGATCGCGCTCGCCAACATGCTGCCGAGCATCATGAAGATTCCGATCGTGACGGCGCATCTACAGCCTCACCCGATCCGCCTGCTGCCATGGGTGCAGGACAAGCTGCGGCCGCCATTCTCGCGGAAGCGGAGGGGGACGGATGGCGCGGGTCCGGGACGCAGGCGGGCGAGAAAAACGAAGGGAGCACCGGACCGCTCGTGA
- a CDS encoding winged helix-turn-helix transcriptional regulator: MLPPDGVDFSQPCVVRDVVDRVGDRWSLLVLAHLADMPQRFNALHRAIGDISKQVLSRTLRRLEEDGFVSRTVHDVTPPQVEYALTEMGSSFLEPLRALIGWAEAHHRAIVGAREKFGSAQKAGAARA; this comes from the coding sequence TTGTTGCCGCCCGACGGCGTGGATTTCAGTCAGCCCTGCGTGGTGCGGGATGTGGTGGACCGAGTGGGTGACCGATGGAGCCTGCTGGTGCTGGCTCATTTGGCCGACATGCCGCAACGGTTCAATGCGCTGCACCGCGCCATCGGCGATATCTCGAAACAGGTGCTGTCGCGGACGTTGCGACGACTGGAGGAAGACGGGTTCGTCAGTCGCACCGTGCATGACGTGACGCCCCCGCAGGTCGAATATGCGCTGACTGAAATGGGATCGTCCTTCCTGGAACCGTTGAGGGCCCTGATCGGCTGGGCCGAGGCGCATCATCGAGCGATTGTCGGGGCCCGTGAGAAATTTGGCTCCGCGCAAAAGGCTGGAGCCGCTCGCGCATGA
- a CDS encoding NAD(P)-dependent oxidoreductase, with protein MTTQKKIIVIGGTGYAGSAIAREGAKRGHTVSSVSRSNPVERIEGVAYFTSNVADIGSTIVGADVVVGALSPRGANVGALAKTYGQLARQVADAGARLILIGGFSCLRRTPGAPRMLEVESFSSEIPAEIVAEAKENLDVLNNLLTDATGVDWLFVSPGLEFSAWTPGEDLGHYRIGDEVALFDENGKSAISGIDFARAVLDEIERPTRHRAQIGVAY; from the coding sequence ATGACCACACAGAAGAAGATCATCGTCATCGGCGGCACCGGCTATGCTGGCTCGGCCATCGCGCGGGAGGGCGCGAAGCGCGGCCATACAGTGAGCTCGGTCAGCCGCTCGAACCCGGTCGAACGGATAGAGGGCGTCGCATATTTCACGTCGAACGTGGCCGATATCGGCTCGACGATTGTCGGAGCCGATGTCGTCGTTGGCGCGCTATCGCCGCGAGGCGCCAACGTCGGCGCTCTCGCCAAAACCTATGGTCAGCTCGCGAGGCAAGTCGCCGATGCAGGCGCGCGTCTCATTCTGATCGGCGGCTTCTCGTGTCTGCGACGTACGCCCGGCGCTCCGCGCATGCTGGAGGTTGAGAGCTTTTCTTCCGAAATTCCGGCCGAGATCGTCGCCGAAGCAAAGGAGAATCTCGATGTTCTGAACAACCTTCTCACCGACGCGACCGGCGTCGACTGGTTGTTCGTCTCTCCCGGTCTGGAATTCTCGGCCTGGACGCCGGGCGAGGATCTCGGCCATTATCGTATCGGCGATGAAGTTGCGCTTTTCGACGAGAACGGCAAATCGGCAATCAGCGGCATCGATTTTGCCCGCGCCGTGCTCGATGAGATCGAACGCCCGACACGCCATAGGGCGCAGATCGGCGTGGCCTATTAA
- a CDS encoding C2 family cysteine protease has translation MAHHKDGLLTIPASAQIVACGNPSTPAWNDFHHRTFKDLFPSPPSAYDVRQGGIGDCWLLSALISILELPNGPDLIERSMKDVGLGSVVVRLYKGGVPHYVKISKSVVSGLGAHSFVWVKLIEKAAAALHGSSSYENLGKGGVNADKAFGMLLGAQATAILNNADVDDVAFLNTKGEACLMACFANSKPDIKAKIETMVFEDDATLFNHWTNWWTQTRFGNWYANDYSLHRQYKYEHFEEFLKKSGLHAGTRDQILSWAAKNSILPGKRSSGVYSRKQLEVFYAIRNLCLPKGDPSKRDPIVAETKPFGKSIMTKNLGTAGEGIASMGLVRDHCYAVLGVEETHEHGVDLCWIKLHNPHNMNGVKYERGVHASGLKAGKRYLRPVPCAQPRFVLELGDFTKNFETVTHGSTKLIVGEE, from the coding sequence ATGGCTCATCACAAGGACGGACTTCTGACCATTCCGGCAAGCGCCCAGATCGTCGCTTGCGGAAATCCGAGCACGCCGGCTTGGAATGACTTCCATCACCGCACGTTCAAGGACCTCTTTCCGTCGCCGCCGAGCGCCTATGACGTTCGGCAGGGCGGAATCGGCGACTGCTGGCTGCTCTCCGCGCTCATCTCCATCCTCGAATTGCCGAATGGACCCGACTTGATCGAGCGGTCCATGAAGGACGTCGGATTGGGATCGGTGGTCGTGCGGCTATACAAAGGAGGGGTTCCTCACTACGTCAAAATTTCGAAAAGCGTCGTTTCCGGCCTCGGCGCGCATAGTTTCGTCTGGGTCAAGCTCATCGAAAAAGCCGCCGCGGCGCTGCACGGAAGCTCGAGCTACGAAAATCTCGGAAAAGGCGGCGTCAACGCCGACAAGGCGTTCGGCATGCTGCTCGGCGCGCAGGCCACGGCCATCCTGAACAACGCCGACGTCGACGACGTCGCCTTCTTGAACACGAAAGGCGAGGCGTGCCTGATGGCCTGTTTCGCGAATAGCAAGCCCGACATCAAGGCCAAGATCGAGACGATGGTTTTCGAAGACGACGCCACTCTCTTCAACCACTGGACAAATTGGTGGACGCAGACTCGCTTCGGCAATTGGTACGCCAACGACTACAGCCTGCATCGTCAATACAAATATGAGCATTTCGAAGAGTTCTTGAAGAAGAGCGGCCTTCACGCGGGAACGAGAGACCAGATATTGTCCTGGGCGGCAAAAAACTCCATCCTTCCCGGCAAACGGTCCAGCGGCGTCTATTCCCGCAAACAATTGGAGGTGTTCTACGCGATCAGAAATTTGTGCCTGCCGAAAGGCGATCCTTCCAAGCGCGATCCGATCGTGGCCGAGACGAAGCCTTTCGGCAAATCGATCATGACCAAAAATCTCGGCACGGCGGGAGAAGGCATCGCCTCCATGGGACTCGTGCGCGACCATTGCTACGCGGTGCTGGGCGTCGAGGAAACGCATGAGCACGGCGTCGACCTCTGCTGGATCAAGCTGCACAACCCCCACAATATGAACGGCGTCAAATACGAACGCGGCGTCCATGCGAGCGGGCTCAAGGCCGGGAAGCGATATTTGCGCCCCGTCCCCTGCGCCCAGCCGCGCTTTGTGTTGGAGCTCGGCGATTTCACCAAAAACTTCGAGACAGTGACGCATGGGTCGACGAAATTGATCGTCGGCGAGGAGTGA
- a CDS encoding pyruvate kinase → MKDAEFRPASEARADLRELLTALSRLREEVDADGYALIASWGGPFSTEFAPAAENLAHYLALRRRDLSDLQARLSAFGLSSLGRSEAKVMEALDALLATLRRLCGEADAPYPTPAAMRAGEDALSAARDLIFGAVPTTPHAVVMVTLPSEAASEPELIRRLMEAGMGCARINCAHDDAAAWKAMIGNIRASERALGRNCRVLMDLAGPKCRIEQLRAPEKLRLYRGDRFAMVAALDPRAAGPVAIQPSFPETIGQLAPGAEVWINDGKIGARVVGASAGAVELEVFSARGKGERLKVEKGLNFPTTDLRLPPLTPKDFRDLDFVAAEADLVGFSFVQETADVDLLQDHLAARRGALPKQTIVLKIETPLAVRNLPRLILRSAQHHPTAVMIARGDLAVELGFARLSEMQEEILWLCEAAHVPVIWATQVLDQFIKDGAPSRAETTDAAMAQRAECVMLNKGPFLAEAVTFLRDVLARMDRHQSKKFARFTPLRAWD, encoded by the coding sequence ATGAAGGACGCCGAATTCAGGCCGGCGAGCGAGGCTCGCGCCGATCTCCGAGAATTGCTGACCGCCCTGTCGCGCTTGCGCGAGGAGGTCGACGCCGACGGCTATGCGCTCATCGCGAGCTGGGGCGGGCCGTTTTCGACAGAATTCGCGCCGGCCGCGGAAAATCTCGCCCATTATCTCGCCCTGCGCCGCCGCGATCTCAGCGATCTGCAAGCGCGCCTCTCGGCTTTCGGCCTCTCCTCGCTCGGCCGCAGCGAGGCCAAGGTGATGGAGGCGCTGGATGCGCTTCTGGCGACGCTGCGGCGGCTCTGCGGCGAGGCGGACGCCCCCTACCCTACCCCGGCCGCCATGCGCGCTGGCGAGGACGCTCTGAGCGCCGCGCGCGATTTGATTTTCGGCGCCGTCCCCACGACGCCGCACGCCGTCGTGATGGTCACGCTGCCGAGCGAGGCGGCGAGCGAGCCCGAGCTGATCCGCCGCCTGATGGAGGCCGGCATGGGCTGCGCGCGCATAAATTGCGCGCATGACGACGCCGCCGCCTGGAAAGCGATGATCGGCAACATACGCGCCAGCGAGCGCGCGCTCGGCCGCAATTGCCGCGTGCTGATGGACCTCGCCGGACCGAAGTGCCGGATCGAGCAATTGCGCGCGCCCGAGAAGCTGCGCCTCTATCGCGGCGACCGCTTCGCCATGGTCGCGGCGCTCGATCCGCGCGCCGCCGGGCCTGTCGCCATCCAGCCGTCCTTTCCCGAGACGATCGGCCAGCTCGCGCCGGGCGCGGAAGTGTGGATCAACGACGGGAAGATCGGCGCGCGCGTCGTCGGCGCGAGCGCCGGCGCCGTGGAGCTGGAAGTGTTCAGCGCCCGCGGCAAGGGCGAGCGGCTGAAGGTCGAGAAGGGCCTCAATTTCCCCACGACCGATCTGCGCCTCCCGCCGCTGACGCCGAAAGATTTTCGTGATCTCGATTTCGTCGCCGCCGAGGCCGATCTCGTCGGCTTCTCCTTCGTGCAGGAGACGGCCGACGTCGATCTCCTGCAGGACCATCTCGCCGCGCGCCGCGGCGCTCTGCCCAAGCAGACGATCGTGCTGAAGATCGAAACGCCGCTCGCCGTGCGCAATCTGCCGCGGCTCATTCTGCGCTCAGCGCAGCATCATCCGACGGCGGTGATGATCGCCCGCGGCGATCTCGCGGTCGAGCTCGGCTTCGCCCGCCTCTCCGAAATGCAGGAGGAGATTCTCTGGCTCTGCGAGGCCGCCCATGTGCCGGTGATCTGGGCGACGCAGGTGCTCGACCAATTCATCAAGGACGGCGCGCCGAGCCGGGCCGAGACCACGGACGCCGCCATGGCGCAGCGCGCCGAATGCGTGATGCTGAACAAGGGGCCGTTTCTCGCCGAGGCGGTGACATTCCTGCGCGACGTGCTGGCCCGCATGGATCGCCACCAATCGAAGAAATTCGCCCGCTTCACCCCGCTGCGCGCCTGGGACTGA
- the rpe gene encoding ribulose-phosphate 3-epimerase, protein MTNDIIIAPSILSADFARLGEEVRDVVAAGADWIHLDVMDGHFVPNITFGPGVVKALRPHAACIFDAHLMIEPVDPYVAAFAEAGADIITLHAEAGAHLHRSLRLIRSLGKKAGVSLNPGTSERALDYVLDDVDLILVMSVDPGFGGQGFIPSQIDKIRRIREMIGRRDIFLEVDGGVTRQTATAIVEAGADVLVAGSAVFAGTGAAAYRENIAALRGAAAAAGALAV, encoded by the coding sequence ATGACGAATGACATCATCATCGCCCCTTCCATTCTCTCCGCCGATTTCGCGCGGCTCGGCGAGGAGGTGCGCGATGTCGTCGCCGCCGGCGCGGATTGGATTCATCTCGATGTGATGGACGGGCATTTCGTGCCCAACATCACCTTCGGCCCCGGCGTGGTGAAGGCGCTGCGCCCGCACGCCGCGTGCATTTTCGACGCGCATCTGATGATCGAGCCGGTCGACCCTTATGTCGCCGCCTTCGCCGAGGCCGGCGCCGACATCATCACACTGCACGCAGAGGCCGGCGCGCATCTGCACCGCTCGCTGCGGCTCATTCGCTCGCTCGGCAAAAAGGCCGGCGTCTCGCTCAATCCCGGCACCAGCGAACGCGCGCTCGATTATGTGCTCGACGACGTCGATCTCATTCTGGTGATGAGCGTCGATCCGGGCTTCGGCGGGCAAGGCTTCATCCCCTCGCAGATCGACAAGATTCGCCGCATCCGCGAGATGATCGGCCGGCGTGATATCTTCCTCGAGGTCGATGGCGGCGTGACGCGGCAGACGGCGACGGCGATCGTCGAGGCCGGGGCCGATGTTCTCGTCGCCGGCTCCGCCGTCTTCGCCGGGACCGGCGCCGCGGCCTATCGCGAGAACATCGCCGCCCTGCGCGGCGCGGCGGCGGCGGCCGGCGCGCTGGCCGTGTGA
- a CDS encoding NAD(P)/FAD-dependent oxidoreductase produces the protein MSATPTPNLIDTHETVVIFGGGIAGATLAKSLVRNFSVMLVDPRDFIEVPMAATRVIVDPDLAGPATIAFAEALVGVRHVQGRLAEWTRDGGRVELADGAQAVISGNVTVLATGSRHANPLMRASAGTMEERRTLYRRYNVRIMEAEKILIVGGGPIGVEIAGEISEAWPEKSITLIERGERFLKGSSKELACEATRILEARGVTVITGESLTSQPSTDPFAEGGAVMTNKGRVIDYALLIWATGGQPETAFMREHYAALLDEAGRLRVDPQLRVKGLTNVFAVGDINDVAENKMAVHILGQAKTAETNIRAILTGRGALAAYKAKTGNPMMLLALGRQTGVSHLPIFGVVKAGWLNRMIKTRDMLVPRFRKAFGL, from the coding sequence ATGAGCGCGACCCCCACACCCAACCTCATCGACACGCATGAGACTGTCGTCATTTTTGGCGGCGGCATCGCCGGAGCGACACTCGCGAAATCCCTCGTCAGAAACTTTTCGGTCATGCTGGTCGACCCTCGAGATTTCATCGAGGTTCCTATGGCGGCGACGCGTGTGATCGTTGATCCGGATTTGGCGGGGCCGGCAACGATCGCTTTCGCTGAAGCGCTGGTCGGTGTCCGTCATGTGCAAGGCCGCCTTGCGGAATGGACGCGAGACGGCGGACGCGTCGAGCTCGCGGATGGCGCACAGGCCGTGATCAGCGGAAATGTGACGGTCCTGGCCACAGGTAGTCGCCACGCCAATCCACTCATGCGCGCATCCGCGGGCACGATGGAGGAACGCCGGACGCTCTATCGCCGATACAATGTGCGGATTATGGAGGCTGAAAAAATACTGATCGTCGGGGGCGGTCCCATAGGCGTCGAGATCGCCGGCGAGATCAGCGAGGCTTGGCCGGAGAAGTCCATCACGCTGATCGAACGGGGAGAACGTTTCCTCAAGGGCAGTTCCAAAGAACTGGCGTGTGAGGCAACGCGCATTCTCGAGGCGCGCGGGGTCACCGTCATCACCGGCGAGAGCCTTACCTCGCAGCCATCCACCGATCCTTTCGCCGAGGGCGGCGCAGTGATGACCAACAAGGGCCGCGTCATTGATTATGCCCTCTTGATCTGGGCGACAGGAGGACAGCCGGAGACCGCATTTATGAGGGAGCATTATGCCGCGCTCCTCGATGAGGCGGGCCGGCTCAGGGTCGATCCGCAGTTGCGGGTCAAGGGCCTGACCAATGTGTTCGCGGTAGGCGACATCAACGATGTGGCGGAGAACAAGATGGCGGTGCACATCCTCGGCCAGGCCAAGACCGCTGAAACCAATATCAGAGCAATCCTGACAGGCCGCGGCGCGCTGGCCGCCTATAAAGCCAAGACGGGCAACCCGATGATGCTGCTGGCATTGGGGAGACAGACCGGCGTGTCGCATCTGCCGATCTTTGGCGTAGTCAAGGCCGGCTGGCTGAACCGCATGATCAAGACCCGCGATATGCTCGTGCCCCGCTTTCGCAAAGCTTTTGGGCTATAG
- a CDS encoding DUF4274 domain-containing protein — MSNFEDYEKEQKAMISWLQRRSPDVWHVVAGHLNWDFAIDVLEWIVSQPQCDLATAALLFWTGDPEQWLKYQTKDTIPDFAIEYFNISALIVNRAKSGLYNRQELAFAGDPCNMIGGVDYHLKFSVEKAQRRFKEKCSGSFPWELPIVLTPPIPGRAPLMSSEEDPEQGAEIQALLAALGTYVSTEPTPPRPQKFQIGERVTNIWYQANKIYNGTGTILNVNDGVSKVLYLVLLDNGTEVVLTDNLMEKVT; from the coding sequence ATGTCAAATTTTGAAGATTATGAAAAAGAGCAGAAAGCCATGATTTCGTGGCTACAACGCCGTTCGCCGGACGTGTGGCACGTTGTTGCAGGGCATCTTAATTGGGATTTCGCCATCGATGTTCTCGAATGGATCGTGTCCCAACCTCAATGTGATTTGGCTACAGCGGCGCTTCTATTTTGGACTGGAGATCCAGAACAGTGGCTTAAATATCAGACAAAAGACACAATTCCTGATTTTGCTATTGAATACTTCAATATATCTGCACTCATAGTGAACCGAGCTAAATCTGGGCTCTATAATCGACAAGAGCTGGCTTTCGCAGGTGATCCTTGCAACATGATTGGAGGAGTCGACTATCATCTGAAATTCAGTGTGGAGAAGGCGCAGCGCCGCTTCAAAGAAAAATGTTCAGGATCATTCCCGTGGGAACTTCCAATTGTTTTGACACCGCCGATTCCGGGTCGCGCACCTTTGATGTCCTCTGAGGAAGACCCTGAGCAAGGTGCCGAGATTCAAGCCCTTCTTGCCGCACTAGGCACGTACGTCTCCACGGAACCAACACCGCCGCGACCGCAAAAATTTCAGATCGGCGAGCGCGTGACCAACATATGGTATCAAGCAAACAAAATTTATAATGGCACTGGGACAATACTCAATGTGAACGACGGCGTATCCAAAGTATTGTATTTGGTGCTGCTGGATAATGGCACAGAGGTTGTATTGACAGATAACCTAATGGAAAAAGTAACTTAA
- a CDS encoding ATP-dependent helicase, whose amino-acid sequence MTAVAYLEKLNAAQRRAVEHGLHDGLSASVGGPLLIIAGAGSGKTNTLAHRVAHLIVRGADPQRMLLMTFSRRAAAEMARRVERICAEALGATGGGDVLAWAGTFHAIGARLLREYAGAIGLDPAFTIHDREDSADLMNLIRHELGFSKTESRFPTKGTCLAIYSRAVNAETPLEQALLGAFPWCARWHEELRRLFAAYVEAKQAQNVLDYDDLLLYWAQMTQDDALAEEIGGRFDHILVDEYQDTNRLQASILLALKPKGQGLTVVGDDAQSIYSFRAATVRNILEFPKSFTPPAEVVTLDRNYRSTEPILAAANAVISLAAERYAKNLWTERRSSERPQLVAVRDESDQARFIAERVLEAREAGMTLKQQAALFRASHHSAMLELELARRNIPFVKFGGLKFLDGAHVKDLLALLRFAQNPRDRVAGFRILQVLPGVGPSSAQKILDFLIERPDPLASLAEAPTPPRAGEEWRGLVATLQMLHAREGWPAEMEAARRWYEPHLERLHEDAPSRLADLVQLEQIAACYPSRERFLTELTLDPPDATSDEAGPPLRDEDYLILSTIHSAKGQEWKSVFVLNAVDGCIPSDLATGTAAEIEEERRLLYVAMTRAKDSLRLVTPQRFFTRGQPAQGDRHVYAARTRFIPAELLRFFEYVSWPAAAAVGERLAEGELRVDVRAKMRGMWG is encoded by the coding sequence ATGACCGCCGTCGCCTATCTCGAAAAGCTCAACGCCGCACAGCGCCGCGCCGTCGAGCACGGGCTCCATGACGGCCTGTCGGCCTCCGTCGGCGGTCCGCTGCTCATCATCGCGGGCGCCGGCTCCGGCAAGACGAACACGCTCGCCCATCGGGTCGCGCATCTCATCGTCCGGGGCGCCGATCCGCAGCGCATGTTGCTGATGACCTTTTCCCGCCGCGCCGCCGCCGAGATGGCGCGGCGGGTCGAGCGCATCTGCGCCGAGGCGCTGGGCGCCACAGGCGGCGGCGATGTCCTCGCCTGGGCGGGCACGTTTCACGCGATCGGCGCCAGGCTGTTGCGCGAATATGCCGGCGCCATTGGCCTCGATCCCGCCTTCACCATCCATGATCGCGAAGACTCCGCCGATCTGATGAATCTCATCCGCCACGAGCTCGGCTTCTCCAAGACCGAGAGCCGCTTCCCCACCAAGGGCACGTGCCTTGCGATCTACTCCCGCGCTGTGAACGCCGAAACTCCGCTCGAGCAGGCGCTTCTCGGCGCCTTCCCCTGGTGCGCACGCTGGCACGAGGAGCTGCGCCGCTTATTCGCCGCCTATGTCGAGGCGAAGCAGGCGCAGAATGTCCTCGATTACGATGATCTCCTGCTCTATTGGGCGCAGATGACGCAGGACGACGCGCTCGCAGAGGAGATCGGCGGCCGCTTCGATCACATTCTCGTCGACGAATATCAGGACACCAATCGCCTCCAGGCCTCCATCCTGCTCGCCTTGAAGCCCAAGGGCCAGGGGCTCACCGTCGTCGGCGACGATGCGCAATCCATCTACTCCTTCCGCGCCGCCACTGTGCGCAATATTCTGGAATTTCCGAAAAGCTTCACGCCGCCGGCGGAGGTCGTCACGCTCGATCGCAATTATCGCTCGACCGAGCCGATCCTCGCCGCGGCCAACGCGGTCATCTCGCTCGCCGCCGAGCGCTACGCCAAGAACCTCTGGACCGAGCGTCGCTCATCGGAACGGCCGCAGCTCGTCGCCGTGCGCGACGAGAGCGATCAGGCGCGTTTCATCGCCGAGCGCGTGCTCGAGGCGCGCGAAGCCGGTATGACGCTGAAGCAACAGGCGGCGTTGTTCCGCGCCTCGCATCACAGCGCCATGTTGGAGCTGGAGCTCGCGCGCCGCAACATTCCCTTCGTGAAGTTCGGCGGGTTGAAGTTCCTCGACGGCGCGCATGTGAAGGATCTTCTTGCCCTGCTGCGCTTCGCGCAGAACCCGCGCGATCGCGTCGCCGGCTTTCGCATTCTGCAAGTCCTGCCCGGCGTCGGCCCTTCCTCCGCGCAGAAGATTCTCGACTTCCTCATCGAGCGCCCGGACCCGCTCGCCAGCCTCGCCGAGGCGCCGACGCCGCCGCGCGCTGGCGAGGAGTGGCGCGGCCTCGTCGCGACGCTGCAAATGCTGCATGCGAGAGAGGGCTGGCCGGCGGAAATGGAAGCGGCGCGCCGCTGGTATGAGCCGCATCTCGAGCGCCTGCACGAGGATGCGCCGAGCCGCCTCGCCGATCTCGTCCAGCTCGAGCAGATCGCCGCCTGCTATCCCTCGCGCGAGCGCTTCCTCACCGAGCTGACGCTCGACCCGCCGGACGCGACCAGTGACGAGGCCGGCCCGCCTCTGCGCGACGAGGATTATCTCATCCTCTCGACGATCCATTCCGCCAAAGGGCAAGAGTGGAAGTCGGTCTTCGTGCTGAACGCCGTCGACGGGTGCATCCCCTCCGATCTCGCGACGGGAACAGCGGCGGAGATAGAGGAGGAACGCCGGCTGCTCTACGTCGCGATGACGCGCGCGAAGGACAGCCTGCGGCTGGTGACGCCACAACGATTTTTCACCCGTGGCCAGCCGGCGCAGGGCGACCGGCATGTCTACGCCGCGCGCACGCGCTTCATTCCGGCGGAGCTGCTGCGGTTTTTCGAATACGTGAGCTGGCCGGCCGCGGCGGCCGTGGGCGAGCGGCTCGCCGAAGGTGAGCTACGAGTCGATGTGCGGGCAAAGATGCGGGGGATGTGGGGATGA